The Helianthus annuus cultivar XRQ/B chromosome 15, HanXRQr2.0-SUNRISE, whole genome shotgun sequence genomic sequence TGGCATCTAAATAATTTTGAAACATGTACCGTGCACTACCAGTAAAAGACGAAGGTAATATAACACGCTGACCGATTTTAGAGACATCACTTTTGCCTTGTTCTTTAACAGAACATAAATTCTCAAAAGTCTCGCATCTTAATTTCTTTTGTTGAGTACGTATGTATAAGAGCCTTTCGCTTTCAATCATAGTATACGCATCAACCAAAAATTGTTGAAAAAGCCTTCTGGAATTAAGAACCAAAGAAAACGTATTCGATCTATCTTGGATTCTGTAGCAAAAGTATTCTCTCATTGTGCACGTATGTCTTTTACTGGTGGTTGAAGTAGAAACATCACTGCTGCTTGAAGTAGAAACATCACGATGAAGGATATCAATTCTATAACCATCATCACCGTACACAAAAAGTAGGGGATATTGAAGAGCTAAATAAGAAGGATGTAGTTCACTAATTCGCTCGAGATAACCTTGTTTACTCTTCACAATAATATCTCTAGGTTCAAACAAAGTGTCAATATCTCCAACTATTAAAGCAGCAACTTCAGAAGCAGTTGGCAAGTTATATGTCCTACCATCTTTATTCCTTTTTGCAATAAGGCGAATCTTTAGATTCTCACAAGGATTTCTTTGAAAACAATCTCTCGCCATTCTGTAAGACTTAACCAACTGATTGCGAGAATCTAACATTGCCTTCAATTCTGAaattatttcaaaatccaaatttTCGCTACTTAAGCTGGAGTGTTTTCGGCTTTccctaattaaaaaaaaaactaaattaaataaggattgataaaaaaaatattttgaaatataaaattttgaaatattaaataaaaaacataccCTAAAACAAATTGTCTGTTTGCAACCTCATTCTCAGTATCATATATATATAACTGAGAAAACTTAGGCTTGGATCCATTCGTTGGTATAAGACTTCCAATACTATGATAATTCTCACCACTAAGTCTGAATACATAAGGAGAATTACCATTGTTAATGGAGTTATCTACTTTTCCACCCATGGAAGTAAAAGAAAACATTGAGTTGTAACGACGAATGTTTTTCAAAAAATGAATGCTTTTAGAGTCAGAAGAAGTATAAAGACTTTTATAATCAGAGGGCGGGGGCTTGAAATCGGGAAGTTTGACTTTGCTGTAACCACAACATAGAGAAAAACTTGATTTAGTCTTTCTTTGATAACTTCTTAAGACTtcatctttccataattttgcaTGACATGTTTCACATATATGACTTTGATCACCATGATCCAAGTAATCTGTTAATGGAAAagtttaattttattattatacaATTATAACATGGTATTGTTAAATCGAAAAATATGTCGAAGTGGAATATTACCTTTTGATATGCCACAAAATATATTCGTTATAAATTCTCCGGAAAAAGGGAGTTTTTCTCGAGAATTGTTCAACGAAGATAATTGAATATTCTTCTTTGACGTATAAGTACCTAAAAAAGGAATTCGGATTTAACAATTTtcaatatatataaatatgttaACTACTAATAATAATTTGAATTTacattttgaaaatataaataaGTAACTAACATACTTTGTGGTAATTTGATAGATGCTTGTGTAGTTGACCTTGGAAAGTTTACTGATGGAGATTTAATTGCTTGTTTTTGCCTATCACGATATTGTTTCCTGATGCTCCGACAAAACTTTGGGCTACTATAATCATCAGTGGTGATTGAAGCTGTAAAAAATATAATGTTGTATACAAAGAGAAAAAGTTAATGGATTAAtgtacattttttttaaatttaaaatatgaAAATTAAAAATTTATATACCATTAGTAATATCTGATAGCATAGGTGTAAAATAGATATTGGAAGAATGAACAATGGTATGTTGATTTGGATTTGATTGATAAGGAATAACAACTTCCTTCACATAAGGGACAGTTCTATTAATTGGTGAATTGTTAAAACTGAATTGGATATCTGAAGAAGAAGTACCTGCAAAAAATAGGACAACTATTAATAATAATTTGAATTACTATCTTGTAATTAGATAATGAGAATACCACCATACTTTGACAATATGGGAGACAGGGTTGTGTACTTGAAATTGGATTGTTTGGTGAGGTAAAATTCAGGCCTTTTTTTCTCCTATCTAGATATTCTTTACGGATGCGCCGATTAAACTTCGAGCTAGTATAATCATTATTGGGGAGTGAAGCTGTGAAACAAAAAAACGTGGATAACAAAGAAAAAAACATAAGGAAAATATGTAGTTTTTAAATAattgattataaataaatatgtaccATTTGTAACATCTGATAGCAATGGTGTATAATAGATATTTGAAGCAGTGTCAGTGGTATGTGTGTTTGGAATTGATTGATAAGTATTGACGACTTCCTTCCCATAATCGACATTTCTGTTAGTTGGTGATTGGTTAGAACTAACTTGGACATTTTGCAAACCTGCTTTATGAAAACAAATATTTAGTAGTGTAATAATAGTGTACTGCTAATATTTCCATAAAATggaaattaaaaattaaataatatgCGAGTAATGAAAATTAACTTTACAAAATAGCTTATTCTTAAATAATTAATGGTAAACTGATAAATTACCTTTAGACTTTTTGTGGGAAATCCTTTTATCGATCACTTCTTTTCGCAAAAGTATTCTTTCCTTACAATCTACAATGAATACACCTATTTAAACAATAATCAAATTGGTgaaatataaataaagtaaataCATACCATTTGTAATGTTAGATAGCGGACTTCGCGTTTCAAAGCctgaataaataaaaaaaactatcaTTACTTTCAAATTATTGTTTTATAAGTGGGAATAAATTAATATTCAATGGCATATATTTTTCACAAATAGGATAAAGTAATGAAAACATGACCTTTTCCTGTGGAAGCCAAATCACAACGTTTCGTTTTTTTAGCTGCCAGATGTAATTTCCTTTTTTGTCGCATAACCTTTGCTTCAAAAATTCCATCGTTTTGATCTGTGGATAATAATATATGGTATAACTAAggaaataaataatttaaaaagacTGAAATATAAGCCGTATTTAGAGAAgtatttaaaaaattataaatttcaaaTGTGGAGTTGTAAAATTACATAATAAGATGTGGAGTAATTGGACAGTAAAGAATTTGAATGTTTAAAGGGTATAAACTTTGGAAAATTATGTATTTTGATAAATTATGTACTACAATCGCAGTATATAAAAAACAAACTTATGTTTTGAATTAAAATTATCGTTTATCATGTATTATATGTGAGTGTCGATATTTacaaaacatttgaggtttttcTGTAACTACTATCAACTGAAGATGATAATATATATTCTTCAAATAGTAGTTCATAAAGGAGCAGAGTTGAAAAAGTTATCAACGTTATCTAGGTATATTTACATTACAACCACATCAAATATAATATTGtcaaaaataaaatgaaaaatgtaACAAAACATTAATACATTAAAAACCAAACATAATACTTGCTTTGAAATATTGTCTAGAAGCATTCAGTACAACAAAACGAAATTAAACTTCTTAAACATAAAAGCTTGAATGATCCAAAGCTTTTGAAGTAGTTCTTAAACGATAAACATAACTTAAAACACATTAAAATAACATAGGAAACCAACACTTAGAACATAAAGACTGTAAAGccttcatttttcaatttttggaaTTAGGAGAGTTGGTTTTCCAGGTTTAACTGGTTTGGTGGTTGACATTTCTCCATTTTCATCAACATCATAACTCTCAACCAAGTTTTTCTTGAAAGCAGGTTTTTTGGTTTTCCTCTTAAAAATCGCAGGCTCACCAAGAGGCTTACTTGCCATGGCAGTGTCCTCCAAATTTTTGGCCAAAGGGGTGATGACATTATCATCCATGGACTCAGAAGGAACCTAAAAATGATAAACAAAATTGGtgtcaaaaaaaaaatgaagatttAACTTAAttttataagtatttaatatAACTTTACATACCTTCGATTTGAAGTCTTCATTTGATTTGGTACCAACAGTGACTCCCATAATAACATCAGTGCAGTTATCATCCTGCATTTTTGGAATTGTTCAATTTTAATATCAAACAACTAAAATAATTCACAAACATATAATTGAAGATAAAGTATAATAATGAGTAAGTTTATAGAGTACACAATGCATACATTCAGGTTAACAGTATCTTCTGATTCCATATCAGTGAACCTGTTGTTCAAAGAAGCAGTAGTTTCCACCTACATTGTTTTCCAGAAATTGAGTATGTAAAATATGTTTATATACTAAATGAACCGGAAATTAAGTACTTAAACTTAATATTACCTCAATGTTGTTTGCTTTCTTCTCAAGCTCAAATATGATATCCTCATCGTCAGTCAATTTAGAAACACCAAAAAACCAAAAGTTGTGTTCAATGTTGAACTCACTGATATCAATCTTGAATGCAAATTTTTTCCCTAAAAGAGCTTCAAACTCGTCAGGATACAGACCCTTATCACCACCCTGTAGtatatatacaaaaatattaTTCACATATTACCAGGGACAAAAATAAAAATTTGCAAATTTATTAAATGGAAACTTACAGCAACGTGTTTCTCAATTAAGTTAGCTGCAGTTGTTTTTAGAATTCGGCAAGCATCTCTGTCAAACAATGTCAATGACACAGTTCCACTGGAATCTTGAACAGTCAATGGAATTTTAAGCCTAAATCACAAAGTGTCAAAATGTAAGCAATGAAATATAAACACCTAAGAGAAACATTAAATTTCTAACAATTTAAAATTATTTACACCTTTTAGTATATTCAATCACAATGTCCTTGCAAGTTTTCGTTTTGCACTCATAAACCTCTTCTTCATCAACCAAGACACCAACCGTAGGTGTATCATTATTAACTTTTGGGAAAACCTTCTTGTTACAAGTTTTACAAGCAAAGTAATACCAAGGCAAATCTTCGGATATCATTTGAACAgtaccaacaacaacaacagacttGGCCTATAAAATATGTAGTTTAGTGATAATGACAGAAATAATGTTAATATAAAAACATAGTCAATTGTAATACCTGATTGAGATTTACTTCAGCTATGTTGTTGAATTCAGATCTAACAACATACTCATCATACAAGGATAAAAAAATTCCAGAAAGCCGAGAAGATTGACTCGAACATGACGAAGCAGCAGAGTTTGCAATAAGACTGTTACAAATAATTATATtacattaatatttatgtaaGTCTAATATATTAAGGAAATAATTTAATAAATTAATTCTCGGTTTGCATTCATTGAAATGATTCACCTGTTACGAAAAGTAGTCATTTCATCAACATCAGAATTTATGAAAAGCTTTGAAACATTGAAACAACTGTTAACATAACCAAAACGACCAAAGTACTTCAGTGTACCAAACTGCAGAATGACAACAATAACACCATGTTGTTCTCTGTTTTCCCAGTGCTCTAAAATCCGATCAACATAAGAATCCCACAAAGACAGGTATATTGATTCCATCCTTCACATAAAATATCCAAAAATCAGGCTTAAAGAAAATGggtaaaaaatataaattaggaatTTATAATCAATAGATTGAATAAGAATTAAAACACATACTCTAGATCTTGAATGATGACATTGAGTTTCTTGGTGTCTTTACCCCTTGCTGTCTTAAACTTCTTAAGGTCTTTAACATCAGCAACAAAACCAATAACATCTAGAAAATGAAAGTCGGTTAAATGTGAAAACATTATACAGTATATAAAAAGATAACTAAAAAACATGTATGAGGTTTTTAGTCACCTATAGATTTGTTTTCTGGAACAGTTTTGTCAATGATATCCTTAAAGGATGTGAATGAGAACCCATAGATGGGACCATTGAAATCCTTACATGGATACACATCGGTATCACAGTAGATTCCCAGCTTGTTTTTGTTGTCCACATACTTGTACTTGGACTCATTTAAACCAATAGTGGGTTTCACAATGAAATAGCAATctgtttgaaaatttgaaaaataaacataaatgaattaaattaaCTATAAAAAGTTAACATGTAACGTACTTGTAAAAAAGTTGGTATgtaaaacataaattttaaaaattaatcAAAAACTTAATATACTAAATTTACAATTGAAGGTtgtaatattaaattaaaaatataaaatacaaaCAATGTACAAATATATTAAGCATTTGCTTATTTATACATGTTATAATTTATTGCATATAACTAAGTTATAGGTACCTTTTACTTCTACAATATGTGGATGTCACcaaattatttttaataaatttaagGATAAGGTAAATGTAAGTATACAAATATTATAGGATGTTTATAATATAAGCATATAAGGTACTTCAATGACAATGTGGTCAAAACTTGTGGTTGTTCCATTAGAAACTACTCAAAACTTATTAGGGATAATATGATAATACAATTGATAATACGTTTTTTAATATACATTAACTTATAACTACCATTTAGTTCTACACTATGTGGATGTAAATAACTTCTTTTAAATAAATTCATGGATACGGAAATTGGAAGTATACAAATAAtttataatgtataaaattgAAACATGTGAGGTACTTAAATGAGAATATGGTGAAAACTTGACGTTTCAAAATCTGAAACTTCCAAAATCTGAAACTAATCATAAATATCTAGGGGTAACATGATATTATAACTACTAAATTAATGACATGTgactaaaaataatttaaaacaaaacacATAAACAAACAACGCAGCTGTAAAAATTaacattttattataattaaggcAGTTGTAAATAAGTTAATATGAAACACTTAAAC encodes the following:
- the LOC110914842 gene encoding replication protein A 70 kDa DNA-binding subunit B-like, with amino-acid sequence MYNNPEQFYSIEMIVVDEEGTTMQGNVLRRYFPRFEQVFNESDCYFIVKPTIGLNESKYKYVDNKNKLGIYCDTDVYPCKDFNGPIYGFSFTSFKDIIDKTVPENKSIDVIGFVADVKDLKKFKTARGKDTKKLNVIIQDLEMESIYLSLWDSYVDRILEHWENREQHGVIVVILQFGTLKYFGRFGYVNSCFNVSKLFINSDVDEMTTFRNSLIANSAASSCSSQSSRLSGIFLSLYDEYVVRSEFNNIAEVNLNQAKSVVVVGTVQMISEDLPWYYFACKTCNKKVFPKVNNDTPTVGVLVDEEEVYECKTKTCKDIVIEYTKRLKIPLTVQDSSGTVSLTLFDRDACRILKTTAANLIEKHVAGGDKGLYPDEFEALLGKKFAFKIDISEFNIEHNFWFFGVSKLTDDEDIIFELEKKANNIEVETTASLNNRFTDMESEDTVNLNDDNCTDVIMGVTVGTKSNEDFKSKVPSESMDDNVITPLAKNLEDTAMASKPLGEPAIFKRKTKKPAFKKNLVESYDVDENGEMSTTKPVKPGKPTLLIPKIEK